DNA from Candidatus Methylacidiphilales bacterium:
TCGCATTTTACCTCCCCGAACACCAACTCCTCTTCGCAGGCGACATCCTATTCGCCGGCTCAATCGGCCGATGGGACCTCCCCGGCGGAAACCAACACCACCTCCTCAACGGCATCCGCCAACACCTCCTCACCCTCCCAGACTCCACCCGCGTCCTCCCAGGCCACGGCCCCACAACACTGATCGAAATCGAAAGGAAACAAAATCCTTTTCTAATTCCCTAGAAGCCAGAAACTCAGAAATGGCTCCCTTCCACACCAAACTCAAAAACCCTATCCCCACATTCCTAACCCTATCTATCCTACTTTTGTTCGCCCCAAGCAGTCAAAGCCTCTGGATTGATGAACTCTACACTGGCATCGCTGCCAAGCAAAAAACATTTTCAGATTTCTATAATTTTCTCATTAGCAGTCCATATGCAGATATACAAAAGCCCCTCAACCTTTTCATCTCCTGGCTCTGGAGCCAGCTCTTTGGTCACAGCGAGTTAAGCCTAAGGTTTCCTAATGCACTGTGGATTATTCTCTCGCTCATCCCTATCATTCGGCTATCACAACGAAAATCATTATATTGGCTCCCCTATCTATATGCATTGCATCCCTTTGTATGGTATTACATAAACGAAAGCCGGCCTTACGCTCTACAAATTGCCCTTGGAGCATGGTGGTTAACTTTATTCATAGACTGGTGGGATGATCATTATAGAAAAAAAGCCCAATTTTATCTATATATCTCAACCACACTGCTATCACTTACAAGCCTCCTAGCTTTCTTTCCAATAGCCGTAGGCTGGCTAATAATATTTTCTAAAAATATAAAAAATAGAGCACAGCGAAAACAAACGCTTTTTTCTCTAACATATCTGATTTTAGCTCTAGCGCCATCGTCTTTAATCTACCTCTACTCCTTCGCTACTGGTCATCAAGGAGGTGCAAGACTCTGGCCTGTAAATTTTTACAATTACCTCTTCGCTATTTACGAATTCATCGGACTACAAGGCTTTGGCCCTGCCAGAGATGAACTCAGGCAATACATGAGATCTGGACTGTTCACCGCCGTTCAGCATTCCCTCCACTACTTTGTTCCAATTTTCTGTTATCTGTTAATCATTCTCCGGGTCTTTTGTAAAGTTATAACCACCGAAATAAAAAATCATTCAATATTCTTGGCTTTTAGAAAATATTTGCACCTAATTCTATATCTGTCTCTCCCCTGCGTAACTCTCGGAATAGCTGCCTATCTCGTATCCTGGCCTTTTTGGGGAAGACACCTTGCAATCTCATTTCCTCCGTTTATCTATTTAACTGGACTATTCGTCCACAAATATTACCAATATATAAAAAAGAAATTTTCAATATCTATCTTCTTGTTTGTAGTAGCTTTAGTTTATTCCTCATTTGAGTTGCGCTTCGATGCTCGACATCAGAAAGAAGATTACAAAAACTCTGCCATCTTGGCATCGGATTATGCCGGAGATTTGTCTAAAACAATCTGGTGGGTAGCTTCACCATTAGCAATCGACTACTATGAAATTCACACATATGCAAATATTCACCCAATCTATAATATACAAAATCTGGATCAGCTCAAGTCTATAATTGCTAAAACTGGTAAACCTGACTTTATTTTCCTTTCAAAACCTGATGTGTTCGATCCTAACCAAATAATCCAAGATTTTATAAATCAATATAATTATACCTTACAGCCAGCCGTCATGAAAGGATTCAAGATATATTCAAAGCCCTACTCTCAACACTAAATCATTCCTCATGTAAATCTTTACTTTTTCACGCCACCCACACAAATTAACCCTTATATATATAGAAACCAACAACACCTGCAAACTCACACAAGACTGATTTGGGAGTGTGAAGTCAAAAATTACTGAAAGATCTGTTTCCTAAATTGCTCAGTAGCAGACTTCGCCGATGTATGGACTATAGCGATGGATTTGCGAGAAATGAGTCCAAAGTATTGGTAGAATACAACTCAACGTGCGAGAATGGGTTAGCCGCTAAAATCCTCTATTCCAAGAAAGTATCTTGTATAAAAACAAAATAAACGAAGCAAACAACGTATCTTGACTTCCACTGAGTGCGCTAAATTGCTTGCGAGTGCCATGATTTTCTACCCTCACCTCGCATGCAGCATAATTGCTGCCAATTTTATTTTGGGCTGCTTCACGATCAAACACCTCCCTCAAAGATTCAGACAAGTAATGTTTCAAGTTCAAGTTGCCGACTTTTGGCTTAGCTGCTAATTTCCTTGCTCCAGGGGCATCGGCTGCCGCTGGGTAGCTAGCAGCTAAGGCATAACGTAATACACCAAACTTCGCAAAAGTCATCAGATTGTTCAATCCGATTGTATTCGACCCTAAAACTGAGCCAGCGGACCTTCCCTGGTATTTGCACATAGATCCCCTTTAAAGTATATCGATCTTTCCTGCCGATGCTCATTGAAATGCACCCGGTTAAACTTACTGTGAGTAATGCTACTAGAAAGAAATGAAACATTTTTTGTTTGATCAAGGCTTTCATGAGAGGCGTGCTTAGCTCGTTAAGAGCCATTTTCCACAAGCTTATATTTTATCTCAAAATCACAAATTTCCTCGATCCTGTGCGAACTCCCCAATCTGAATTATGTCTATGTTAATCATCTAAACCGCATTTATCCCTTTTTGACCATTCACCTAGAATATTCCATCAAAATGGAGAAGACCTAGCTATAGTCTATAAACATTTTTAATAATGCAAATTACTAGGTTTATTGATGGCCTAAGCCATAGCTTGGCATTAGATTTTGACTGAAAATGCTAGGTTGGAATAAGAACATAAAGATTATCTATCAGGATAAGGAAGAGATTAAGCGAAATGTGGAATTAGGCTGGATTGTTTAATTATATATTGTTATAGAAATTATTTTAGAACAACATGTTGTTTCTTATATATTATAGAATAGCCTTGATGGGGAGTGAGAGAGCGGTGGAAATAAATTTAAGAATGTGCTTGA
Protein-coding regions in this window:
- a CDS encoding MBL fold metallo-hydrolase, whose translation is AFYLPEHQLLFAGDILFAGSIGRWDLPGGNQHHLLNGIRQHLLTLPDSTRVLPGHGPTTLIEIERKQNPFLIP